In Streptomyces sp. NBC_01381, a genomic segment contains:
- a CDS encoding iron ABC transporter permease: MTLARGALLWAAGVAALALSVAVAVTIGPAAISVPDVFSAVVAHLGGGETGLTPLRDGIVWNLRMPRTLLAAVCGAGLAVCGTVLQSLLRNPLADPFVLGVSSGASTGAVVVVVLGVGGGVVSVSAGAFAGALCSFALVLLLSHALGGSADRVVLSGVAAMQLFSALTSFVILTAADAETTRGVLFWLLGSLSGVGWTDVWICAAVLLAALTVCLAQARTLDAFAFGQDAAATLGVHVARTRLILLSVTALLTAVLVSSAGAIGFVGLVLPHAARAVVGSGHARLLPVTALAGAVFLVWVDTLARTVLDPQEVPVGVVTSLIGVPAFVLVLYRTRKAAL, encoded by the coding sequence GTGACGCTCGCGCGGGGCGCCCTGCTGTGGGCGGCGGGCGTCGCCGCGCTCGCGCTCTCCGTGGCGGTGGCCGTCACCATCGGCCCCGCCGCCATCTCCGTACCGGATGTGTTCTCGGCGGTCGTGGCGCACCTCGGCGGGGGAGAGACGGGGCTCACGCCGCTGCGGGACGGCATCGTCTGGAACCTGCGGATGCCGCGCACCCTGCTCGCCGCGGTGTGCGGCGCGGGCCTCGCGGTCTGCGGGACGGTCCTCCAGTCCCTGCTGCGCAACCCGCTCGCGGACCCCTTCGTCCTCGGCGTCTCCTCCGGGGCGTCCACGGGAGCCGTCGTGGTCGTCGTCCTCGGGGTCGGTGGGGGAGTCGTGTCGGTCTCGGCGGGCGCCTTCGCCGGCGCCCTGTGCTCCTTCGCCCTGGTCCTGCTGCTCAGCCATGCGCTGGGCGGGAGCGCCGACCGCGTCGTGCTCTCCGGCGTCGCGGCCATGCAGCTGTTCTCGGCGCTCACCTCGTTCGTGATCCTGACGGCGGCCGACGCGGAGACGACGCGCGGGGTGCTGTTCTGGCTGCTCGGCTCGCTCAGCGGGGTGGGCTGGACGGACGTATGGATCTGCGCCGCGGTCCTCCTGGCGGCGCTCACCGTCTGCCTGGCGCAGGCCCGCACCCTGGACGCCTTCGCGTTCGGCCAGGACGCGGCGGCGACGCTGGGCGTCCACGTGGCCCGCACCCGTCTGATCCTGCTCTCCGTCACCGCCCTGCTGACGGCGGTCCTGGTCAGCAGCGCGGGCGCCATCGGCTTCGTCGGCCTTGTCCTGCCGCACGCGGCCCGCGCGGTGGTCGGCTCCGGGCACGCGCGGCTGCTCCCGGTCACGGCGCTGGCGGGCGCGGTGTTCCTGGTGTGGGTGGACACACTGGCCCGCACGGTCCTTGACCCCCAGGAAGTGCCGGTGGGAGTCGTGACGTCCCTGATCGGCGTCCCTGCGTTCGTCCTGGTCCTCTACCGCACGCGGAAGGCCGCCCTATGA
- a CDS encoding ABC transporter substrate-binding protein gives MALAVTLTSCGGSSTPSTTDKKAAGYPLTLTSCGKKSQIEAPPRRAVSLDQGSTEILLSLGLADRMAGTGTWTDPVLKGLEKDNAKVPRLSDRYPSFEKVLAQEPDFVTASFLATVSKGGVADRAKFTELGVPSYVSPTDCAGKDNTGDGDGSRVKALTMDTVYGEVRDLARAFGVQKRGERLVAGLKSRLAKAKQGIDASDTTLLYWFSDSKAPYIAGCCGAPGIITRELGAKNVFDDTREEWPQINWETVADRDPDVLVIGDLTRKSQTAESAKKKIEFLESNPVTKNLTAVKKKRYVLLSGQAMNPTIRTVDGVEQVADALREFGLAK, from the coding sequence ATGGCCCTGGCCGTCACGCTGACCTCCTGCGGTGGCTCGTCGACGCCCTCCACCACGGACAAGAAGGCTGCCGGCTACCCGCTGACCCTCACCTCCTGCGGCAAGAAGTCGCAGATCGAGGCGCCGCCGCGGCGGGCGGTCTCCCTCGACCAGGGCTCCACGGAGATCCTGCTCTCCCTCGGCCTCGCCGACCGCATGGCAGGCACCGGCACCTGGACCGACCCGGTCCTGAAGGGCCTGGAGAAGGACAACGCCAAGGTCCCCCGGCTCTCCGACCGCTACCCGTCCTTCGAGAAGGTCCTCGCCCAGGAGCCGGACTTCGTGACCGCCTCCTTCCTGGCGACGGTGAGCAAGGGCGGCGTCGCCGACCGCGCCAAGTTCACCGAGCTCGGCGTCCCCTCGTACGTCTCGCCCACCGACTGCGCGGGCAAGGACAACACCGGCGACGGCGACGGCAGCCGCGTCAAGGCGCTCACCATGGACACGGTGTACGGCGAAGTGCGCGACCTGGCGCGGGCGTTCGGGGTCCAGAAGCGCGGCGAGCGCCTGGTCGCCGGCTTGAAGTCCCGCCTGGCGAAGGCCAAGCAGGGCATCGACGCCTCCGACACGACGCTCCTCTACTGGTTCTCCGACTCCAAGGCCCCCTACATAGCGGGCTGCTGCGGCGCCCCCGGCATCATCACGCGCGAGCTCGGCGCCAAGAACGTCTTCGACGACACCCGCGAGGAGTGGCCCCAGATCAACTGGGAGACGGTGGCGGACCGTGACCCCGACGTCCTGGTCATCGGCGACCTCACCCGCAAGTCGCAGACGGCCGAGAGCGCGAAGAAGAAGATCGAGTTCCTGGAGTCCAACCCGGTCACCAAGAATCTGACCGCCGTGAAGAAGAAGCGGTACGTCCTGCTCAGCGGCCAGGCGATGAACCCCACGATCCGGACGGTGGACGGAGTGGAGCAAGTGGCGGACGCACTACGCGAGTTCGGGCTCGCCAAGTGA
- a CDS encoding ABC transporter ATP-binding protein, producing the protein MTAGLRADRVSRRAGGRLIVDGVSIAPPPGATVGLLGPNGSGKSTLLRLLAGVLSPASGVVTLDGRPLPELGRRTVARRVAVVDQHSVTQVDLTVRDVVRLGRIPHRRAWSPPSAQDDEAVSDALARTGLTDRAAQSWHTLSGGERQRVQIARALAQNPRELLLDEPTNHLDIHHQLDLLSLVADLPVTSVVALHDLNLAAMFCDHLLVLHEGTAHAAGTPADVLTEELIAKVYGVRAVVTGTTDGRPAIRFLRS; encoded by the coding sequence ATGACCGCCGGACTGCGAGCGGACCGGGTCAGCCGCCGGGCGGGCGGCCGCCTCATCGTCGACGGGGTGAGCATCGCCCCGCCGCCGGGCGCGACGGTCGGCCTCCTCGGCCCCAACGGCTCGGGCAAGTCCACCCTCCTGCGCCTGCTCGCCGGTGTCCTCTCCCCGGCCTCGGGGGTGGTCACCCTGGACGGCCGCCCGCTGCCGGAACTCGGCCGCCGGACGGTGGCCCGCAGAGTGGCCGTCGTCGACCAACACTCCGTGACCCAGGTCGACTTGACCGTACGAGACGTCGTACGCCTGGGCCGCATCCCGCACCGCAGGGCCTGGTCCCCGCCGTCGGCGCAGGACGACGAGGCGGTGTCCGATGCCCTTGCCCGCACCGGCCTCACCGACCGCGCCGCCCAGTCCTGGCACACCCTCTCCGGCGGCGAACGCCAACGCGTCCAGATAGCCCGCGCGTTGGCCCAGAACCCCCGCGAACTCCTCCTGGACGAGCCCACCAACCACCTGGACATCCACCACCAGCTGGACCTGCTCTCCCTGGTGGCCGACCTCCCCGTGACGAGCGTCGTCGCCCTGCACGACCTCAACCTGGCGGCGATGTTCTGCGACCACCTGCTGGTCCTGCACGAGGGCACGGCCCACGCGGCGGGCACCCCCGCCGACGTGCTCACCGAGGAGCTGATCGCGAAGGTGTACGGGGTGCGGGCGGTGGTGACCGGGACCACGGACGGGCGCCCGGCGATCCGGTTTCTCAGAAGCTAG